In Niallia sp. FSL W8-0635, one genomic interval encodes:
- the katA gene encoding catalase KatA, with the protein MSNNRLTTSWGAPVGDNQNSITAGHRGPTLIQDVHLLEKLAHFNRERVPERVVHAKGAGAHGYFEVTNDLTKYTKANFLSEVGKRTPMFIRFSTVAGELGSADTVRDPRGFAVKFYTEDGNYDIVGNNTPVFFIRDAIKFPDFIHTQKRDPKTHLKNPTAVWDFWSHSPESLHQVSILMSDRGIPATLRHMHGFGSHTFKWVNEDGEGVWVKYHFKTEQGVKNLDVNLAAKLAGENPDYHTEDLFNAIEKGDFPAWTLYVQIMPLEDADTYRFDPFDVTKVWSQKDYPLIEVGRMVLNRNPENYFAEVEQATFSPGTLVPGVEVSPDKMLQGRLFAYSDAHRYRVGANHNALPINRPRNEVNNYQRDGQMRFDGNGGGSVYYEPNSFSGPKETPENKTTPFAVSGVAESVAYDHNDHYTQAGDLYRLLSTEERERLVANIVGAMKPVELEEIKLRQIGHFYKADPEYGTKVAEGLGLSVPETVK; encoded by the coding sequence ATGTCAAATAATCGATTAACAACTAGCTGGGGAGCACCAGTTGGGGACAACCAAAATTCTATTACTGCTGGACATCGTGGGCCAACATTAATACAAGATGTACATTTACTTGAAAAATTAGCTCATTTTAATAGAGAACGTGTACCGGAGCGTGTTGTTCATGCTAAAGGGGCTGGAGCTCATGGTTATTTTGAGGTTACAAATGACTTAACAAAATACACAAAAGCTAACTTCCTATCTGAAGTAGGCAAAAGAACACCAATGTTCATTCGTTTTTCAACAGTTGCTGGGGAACTAGGTTCTGCTGATACTGTTCGTGATCCACGTGGATTTGCAGTGAAATTTTATACAGAAGACGGAAATTATGACATCGTTGGTAACAATACACCTGTATTCTTTATCCGTGATGCAATTAAATTCCCTGATTTCATCCATACACAAAAAAGAGATCCAAAAACACACTTAAAAAACCCAACAGCTGTATGGGATTTCTGGTCTCACTCACCTGAATCTCTACACCAAGTATCCATTCTTATGTCAGATCGTGGTATTCCTGCAACACTTCGTCATATGCACGGATTCGGAAGCCATACCTTTAAATGGGTGAACGAAGATGGAGAAGGCGTATGGGTTAAATATCATTTCAAAACAGAACAAGGGGTTAAAAACCTTGATGTAAATCTAGCTGCTAAGCTTGCTGGGGAAAATCCTGATTATCATACAGAAGATTTATTTAATGCGATTGAAAAAGGAGATTTTCCTGCTTGGACACTTTATGTTCAAATCATGCCATTAGAGGATGCAGATACGTACCGTTTTGATCCATTCGATGTAACAAAAGTATGGTCACAAAAAGATTATCCTTTAATTGAAGTAGGTCGTATGGTACTTAATCGTAATCCAGAAAACTACTTTGCAGAAGTGGAGCAAGCTACTTTCTCTCCTGGAACATTAGTACCTGGTGTAGAAGTATCTCCTGATAAAATGCTACAAGGTCGTTTATTTGCTTATAGTGATGCACATCGTTACCGTGTTGGTGCAAACCATAATGCACTTCCAATTAACCGTCCTCGCAATGAAGTAAATAACTATCAACGCGATGGCCAAATGCGCTTTGATGGCAATGGTGGCGGTTCTGTTTATTACGAGCCAAATAGCTTTAGCGGTCCAAAAGAAACACCTGAAAACAAAACAACTCCATTTGCAGTATCTGGAGTAGCAGAAAGTGTTGCATATGATCATAACGATCATTACACACAAGCAGGAGATCTTTATCGCTTATTGTCTACAGAAGAACGTGAAAGATTAGTGGCAAACATTGTTGGCGCAATGAAACCAGTAGAATTAGAAGAAATCAAACTTCGTCAAATCGGTCACTTCTACAAAGCAGACCCTGAATACGGCACAAAAGTTGCTGAAGGTTTAGGCTTAAGTGTACCAGAGACAGTAAAATAA
- the aroD gene encoding type I 3-dehydroquinate dehydratase, translated as MSKSVKVRDVLIGEGIPKICVSLIGRSIQELREEAVLLKELPIDIMEWRVDYFSEVDNISSVIEALHLLRNTVGNIPLLFTFRTANEGGERQIEKEAYFQLNNRMVETGLIDLLDLELFMEEAAIVETIKQAHGQEIKVILSNHDFEKTPSKAEIISRLQKAEQLGADIPKIAVMPQSVKDVLTLLDATATMKEMDGNLPIVTMSMGGKGTLSRMAGEIFGSAITFAAAKKASAPGQIPIEELRYILNSLHKSL; from the coding sequence GTGAGTAAAAGTGTAAAAGTGAGAGATGTTTTGATTGGTGAAGGTATACCGAAAATATGTGTTTCCCTTATTGGAAGATCAATCCAAGAACTAAGGGAAGAGGCAGTATTACTCAAGGAGCTTCCAATCGATATAATGGAGTGGCGTGTGGATTATTTTTCAGAAGTAGATAATATAAGCAGTGTGATAGAAGCTCTTCATCTATTAAGAAATACGGTTGGAAATATTCCCTTATTATTTACTTTTCGAACAGCTAATGAGGGTGGAGAAAGACAAATAGAGAAGGAGGCATATTTTCAGTTAAATAACAGAATGGTAGAAACAGGGCTGATTGATTTATTAGATTTGGAATTATTTATGGAAGAAGCAGCAATTGTAGAAACGATCAAGCAGGCGCATGGTCAGGAAATTAAAGTGATTCTATCTAACCATGATTTTGAAAAAACACCATCAAAGGCGGAAATAATTTCTCGATTACAGAAAGCAGAACAATTAGGTGCGGATATTCCGAAAATTGCGGTTATGCCTCAATCTGTTAAAGATGTTTTAACCTTACTAGACGCAACGGCAACGATGAAAGAAATGGATGGAAATTTACCGATTGTCACAATGTCTATGGGAGGAAAAGGAACTCTAAGTAGAATGGCAGGAGAAATATTTGGCTCTGCTATCACTTTTGCAGCAGCAAAAAAGGCATCAGCTCCAGGGCAAATTCCAATTGAAGAATTGAGGTATATATTAAATAGTTTACATAAAAGTTTATGA
- the cdaS gene encoding sporulation-specific diadenylate cyclase CdaS, translating into MEGERHLPIEFSNHMHDSLTHLQEKIGELKHTMNEKDCCILNDFEEVNKLFKSIHHSTATFYLQLYLEPYTKDLEILTACAQSLSEKRHGALIAIKRNNELETLVHSGIPLHAKLSPSLLEAIFYPGNPLHDGGVLIEGDSIISAGNIFPSSVHYKGKEKLGTRHRAAIGLSEISDALVIVVSEETGRISFALGGVLYPIQPGGITS; encoded by the coding sequence ATGGAAGGTGAAAGACATTTACCGATAGAATTTAGTAATCATATGCACGACTCGTTAACCCATTTACAAGAGAAAATTGGGGAACTTAAGCATACAATGAATGAAAAAGATTGCTGTATCTTAAATGATTTTGAAGAAGTAAATAAGTTATTTAAAAGTATTCACCATAGTACTGCTACCTTCTATTTGCAATTATATTTAGAGCCTTATACAAAGGATTTAGAAATTCTTACAGCATGTGCTCAATCTTTATCGGAAAAGCGACATGGTGCACTAATTGCCATTAAGCGCAATAATGAATTAGAAACACTTGTTCATTCTGGAATTCCTTTGCATGCAAAGTTATCTCCGTCTCTATTAGAAGCAATTTTCTACCCAGGTAATCCTTTGCACGATGGTGGGGTGTTGATCGAGGGAGATTCGATTATTTCAGCTGGAAATATTTTTCCTTCCTCTGTTCATTACAAGGGTAAGGAAAAATTAGGGACAAGACACCGTGCAGCCATTGGTTTAAGTGAGATATCTGATGCGTTAGTTATTGTCGTTTCCGAGGAAACAGGCAGAATATCGTTCGCCTTGGGGGGGGTTTTATATCCGATCCAACCTGGTGGAATAACCAGCTAG
- a CDS encoding nitric oxide synthase oxygenase: protein MVKTLLEEAKIFIDTAYKEMNRSEEEIEKRIAQVEKAIDEKGYYEHTEEELVYGAKMAWRNSNRCIGRLFWENLHVLDKRHAETEEEVKEALFHHIAYATNGGKIKPTITIFEQEKRDSSIRIWNHQLIRYAGYETENGIIGDPDSIAFTKECLKLGWIGKQTNFDILPLVIQKNGQKPKLYEIPKEIILEVPIQHPDYSWFEELGLQWYAVPIISSMRLEIGGISYTAAPFNGWYMGTEIGARNLADENRYNMLPTIGEWLGLNMKKNATLWKDKALVELNIAVLDSFQKAGVTIVDHHTAAQQFKTFENKEAEKGREITGNWAWLIPPLSPATTHIFHKRYNNEGKKPNYFNQKYPFI from the coding sequence TTGGTTAAAACACTACTAGAAGAAGCGAAAATATTTATTGATACAGCCTATAAGGAAATGAACAGATCAGAAGAAGAGATTGAAAAGCGAATAGCACAAGTGGAGAAAGCAATCGATGAAAAGGGCTACTATGAGCATACAGAGGAAGAATTAGTATATGGTGCTAAAATGGCTTGGCGCAACAGTAATCGCTGCATCGGTCGGTTGTTTTGGGAAAATCTACATGTACTAGATAAACGGCATGCTGAAACAGAAGAAGAAGTAAAAGAAGCCTTGTTTCATCATATTGCCTATGCAACAAATGGAGGAAAAATAAAGCCGACGATTACTATTTTTGAGCAAGAAAAAAGAGATTCTAGTATCCGAATATGGAATCATCAACTCATTCGTTATGCAGGATATGAAACAGAGAATGGAATCATTGGTGATCCAGATTCTATCGCTTTTACAAAAGAGTGCTTAAAGCTAGGTTGGATAGGAAAACAAACAAATTTTGATATCCTCCCCCTTGTCATTCAAAAAAATGGACAAAAGCCGAAGCTGTATGAAATCCCGAAAGAAATTATTTTAGAAGTACCTATTCAACATCCAGACTATTCATGGTTTGAAGAATTAGGCTTACAGTGGTATGCGGTGCCAATTATTTCTAGTATGCGCCTTGAAATTGGTGGTATTTCTTATACGGCGGCTCCATTTAATGGCTGGTATATGGGAACAGAAATTGGAGCAAGAAACTTGGCGGATGAGAATCGTTATAATATGCTTCCAACCATCGGGGAATGGCTTGGGCTCAACATGAAAAAGAATGCTACACTTTGGAAAGATAAAGCGTTAGTCGAATTAAATATTGCTGTATTAGATTCATTTCAAAAAGCAGGTGTAACGATTGTGGATCATCACACAGCTGCACAGCAATTTAAGACATTTGAGAATAAAGAAGCAGAAAAAGGGAGAGAAATTACTGGCAATTGGGCATGGCTAATTCCACCGCTATCTCCCGCAACAACCCATATTTTTCATAAAAGATACAATAATGAAGGCAAAAAACCCAATTATTTTAATCAAAAATATCCATTTATCTAA
- a CDS encoding aldehyde dehydrogenase produces MNVNEKLAHTKSFFATQETLSYTFRMEQLEKLKNAILEKEQILIEALQKDLGKHPFESYTSEIGFVLNSISHTMKHLKKWMKPKKVRSTWSLFPSKGEILYEPYGTVLIIGPFNYPFQLLIEPLIGAIAAGNCAILKPSELVPTVSTVVTEMINTTFEPSYICSMEGGVETNQALIHANFDYLFFTGSTKVGKIVMEAAAEHLTPITLELGGKSPVIIDETANLTIAAKRIIWGKTLNAGQTCVAPDYIMVHESVKEALIGELKKTLISYFGEKIEEREDFGRIVSERHFLRLRDMLEADQKGILIGGKYSIETRFMEPTVLDATWESATMQEEIFGPLLPVLTYTKLDEAIESIKKLDKPLALYLFTNSKETEERVIPAISSGGVCVNDVLTHIVPPSLPFGGVGASGMGAYHGEYSFTTFSHQRSILRKSVKVDIPILFPPYTEKKEKIIRKVLK; encoded by the coding sequence ATGAACGTAAACGAAAAGTTAGCACATACAAAATCATTCTTTGCAACGCAAGAAACATTGTCCTATACATTCCGGATGGAGCAACTGGAAAAATTGAAAAATGCTATTTTAGAAAAAGAGCAAATATTAATAGAAGCCCTTCAGAAAGATTTGGGAAAACATCCTTTTGAGTCGTATACATCGGAAATTGGATTTGTGCTTAATAGCATAAGCCATACAATGAAACATTTGAAAAAATGGATGAAACCAAAAAAGGTAAGAAGTACATGGAGTCTATTCCCTTCCAAGGGAGAAATTCTTTACGAGCCATATGGAACAGTTCTAATTATTGGTCCTTTTAACTATCCATTTCAATTATTGATTGAACCATTAATTGGAGCAATTGCTGCAGGGAATTGCGCAATATTAAAGCCATCAGAGCTGGTACCAACTGTTTCAACTGTAGTAACAGAAATGATTAATACTACTTTTGAGCCTTCTTATATTTGTTCTATGGAAGGAGGAGTGGAGACAAATCAAGCATTAATACATGCCAACTTTGATTATCTTTTCTTTACAGGTAGCACGAAAGTAGGGAAAATCGTGATGGAAGCAGCGGCAGAGCATTTAACACCTATTACGTTAGAGCTTGGCGGAAAAAGTCCAGTTATTATAGATGAAACAGCAAATTTAACGATAGCAGCTAAGCGAATTATCTGGGGGAAGACGCTGAATGCAGGTCAAACTTGTGTGGCACCAGATTATATTATGGTCCATGAATCTGTCAAAGAGGCATTAATCGGTGAATTGAAAAAGACACTAATAAGTTATTTTGGAGAAAAGATTGAAGAGAGGGAAGATTTCGGCAGAATAGTAAGTGAACGACATTTTCTTCGCTTAAGAGATATGCTAGAAGCAGACCAAAAAGGCATTTTAATTGGAGGAAAGTATAGCATTGAAACACGATTTATGGAACCAACTGTACTTGATGCAACATGGGAATCTGCCACAATGCAAGAAGAAATATTTGGTCCGCTTTTACCAGTTTTAACGTACACAAAATTAGATGAAGCAATCGAATCAATAAAAAAGCTAGATAAGCCTTTGGCACTCTATCTATTTACGAATAGCAAGGAAACAGAAGAAAGGGTTATTCCGGCGATATCGTCAGGGGGAGTTTGTGTTAATGATGTACTGACGCATATTGTTCCTCCGAGTTTGCCTTTTGGTGGAGTTGGTGCGTCAGGGATGGGAGCTTACCACGGTGAATATAGTTTTACTACATTTTCTCATCAAAGAAGTATACTCAGAAAGAGCGTGAAAGTGGATATCCCTATTCTTTTTCCACCATATACAGAAAAAAAGGAAAAGATTATTCGTAAAGTGCTAAAGTAA
- a CDS encoding shikimate kinase produces MQKELAKEKSILLIGFMGVGKTTIGKALANKLQRDFVDIDHQLEKEYNMTVTEIFHHYGEEFFRKKEKEMIIALSKQTKKVISLGGGAFLQEDIRENCLENGIVLYLDMPFKAWRERIPFIIDSRPVLQGKSEEEIKKLFNERKAIYVNHHLKVKLDGKELVEIVDSIIDSLDLV; encoded by the coding sequence TTGCAAAAGGAATTAGCGAAAGAGAAAAGTATTTTATTAATTGGATTTATGGGAGTAGGAAAAACAACGATTGGAAAGGCGTTAGCAAATAAACTTCAAAGGGACTTTGTCGATATTGATCATCAATTAGAAAAAGAATATAACATGACGGTGACCGAAATTTTTCATCATTATGGAGAGGAATTCTTTCGGAAAAAAGAGAAAGAGATGATTATAGCTTTATCCAAACAGACAAAAAAAGTTATATCTCTTGGGGGGGGAGCATTTTTACAAGAAGATATTCGGGAAAATTGTCTAGAAAATGGCATTGTCTTATATTTAGATATGCCTTTTAAAGCATGGAGGGAAAGAATTCCATTTATTATCGATAGTAGACCGGTGCTGCAAGGGAAATCAGAGGAAGAGATAAAGAAATTATTTAATGAGAGAAAGGCAATCTATGTTAACCATCATTTGAAAGTGAAATTGGATGGGAAAGAGCTAGTGGAAATAGTAGATTCCATTATAGACTCATTAGATCTTGTTTAA
- a CDS encoding STAS domain-containing protein: protein MNTITYIKEELKTFINENEFPFNQKLLTEAINVSTKITDILNKGNIDLLKNAKKLIFYTVDQKEEELISFAKVEGIAWAKHSLTLELKLEWVQAIRRTLWHFIRIIDEEKDIMKNRDDYYGMEKIFNEKIDQFLNTFFLSYSHYKDEMLHKQREMVEHLSVPIIPIKQSISVLPLIGYIDSYRIKVIEEKVLNDIGDSKIQILVIDLSGIAIMEMDVIDYFEKILAGISMMGCKAILTGLRPELVKKMVHAGIQFEKNAETRGTLQETLKNIL from the coding sequence ATGAATACCATAACTTACATAAAGGAAGAATTAAAAACATTCATTAATGAAAATGAATTTCCATTCAATCAAAAACTTCTTACGGAAGCAATAAATGTATCAACAAAGATTACTGACATATTAAACAAAGGAAACATCGATTTATTAAAAAACGCCAAAAAATTAATTTTTTATACAGTCGATCAGAAGGAAGAAGAATTAATCTCTTTTGCGAAAGTAGAAGGAATTGCATGGGCAAAACACTCTTTAACGCTTGAATTAAAGCTTGAATGGGTGCAAGCTATACGAAGAACGCTCTGGCACTTTATACGGATAATTGATGAAGAAAAAGACATCATGAAAAATCGCGATGATTATTACGGAATGGAAAAAATATTCAATGAAAAAATAGATCAATTTTTAAATACCTTTTTTCTTAGCTATTCTCACTACAAGGATGAGATGTTACATAAACAAAGAGAAATGGTTGAACATTTATCTGTACCAATTATTCCAATTAAACAATCTATTTCCGTTTTACCGTTAATCGGTTATATTGATTCGTACAGAATTAAAGTAATTGAGGAAAAGGTACTTAATGATATAGGAGATTCCAAAATCCAAATATTAGTTATAGATCTTTCTGGTATAGCCATAATGGAAATGGATGTAATTGATTACTTCGAAAAAATATTAGCAGGGATATCAATGATGGGTTGCAAAGCTATTCTGACTGGATTAAGGCCAGAGTTAGTGAAAAAAATGGTGCATGCTGGCATTCAATTCGAAAAAAATGCTGAAACAAGAGGTACGCTGCAAGAAACCTTGAAGAATATCCTATAG